A window from Streptomyces genisteinicus encodes these proteins:
- a CDS encoding ATP-binding protein, with protein sequence MDTPRATWRNTTHDWAGTVDRGHLEHIRRDRAALAPGGTLHLILEVVAYAADEAETGHGGLCRITLHPDGSVAVADNGRGTDTRVDDTGRTVRKPVMATKDLRFFDDPEAPPLPDGHPRRGMSVVAALSTWLTHTNRRLGGSWTQRYEHGVPTTDLRPVPDDLTTGTTVHFLPDHPPRTAGGPAPDDLARLTRWWPHLAVTVDDRRGS encoded by the coding sequence CCACGACTGGGCCGGCACCGTCGACCGCGGCCACCTGGAGCACATCCGCCGCGACCGGGCCGCCCTCGCCCCCGGCGGCACCCTGCACCTGATCCTGGAAGTCGTCGCCTACGCGGCGGACGAGGCAGAGACCGGTCACGGCGGCCTCTGCCGGATCACCCTCCACCCGGACGGCTCGGTGGCCGTCGCCGACAACGGACGCGGGACCGACACCCGCGTCGACGACACAGGACGCACGGTGCGGAAGCCGGTCATGGCGACGAAGGACCTCCGGTTCTTCGACGACCCCGAGGCGCCGCCCCTCCCCGACGGGCACCCGCGCCGGGGCATGTCCGTCGTCGCCGCCCTCAGCACGTGGCTGACCCACACCAACCGCCGTCTCGGCGGTTCCTGGACCCAGCGCTACGAGCACGGCGTGCCCACCACCGATCTGCGACCGGTCCCCGACGACCTCACCACCGGCACCACGGTCCACTTCCTCCCGGACCACCCGCCGCGCACAGCGGGCGGCCCCGCCCCCGACGACCTGGCCCGGCTGACCCGGTGGTGGCCGCACCTCGCCGTCACCGTCGACGACCGCCGCGGCAGCTGA